The sequence below is a genomic window from Bernardetia sp..
AAGATGATGCATATGGTTTGCTATACATAAAATCAGAGTTTATATACACCTATAAAAATTATGGAGAGCTATTTATAAGCAAACACGATACTGAGAGGCGAATCATATCAGGAACTTTTTGGTTTAATGCTAGAAGTAGAACAGCAGCACTATATCGTATTACTGAAGGACGCTTTGACATCAAGTATTAATTTTATTTTTGCTAAACCTAACCATTTTTATTCATTTACTAAACCACTTAATACAATGAAAAAACTACTTTTTTCCCTCTTCATATGCCTTACATTTCTATGTATGAAATGCGAAGAACAAACCCCAAAAGACCCTATAGATCTACTCCCACCAGCTACCCAAATAGGAGAAAACACTTTCGGCTGTCTTGTGGATGGAGAATCTTTTACACCTGATGGTAGTCCCAATTCTTTTAGTGGTAGCTACAATTTTCATGATGGAGGATATGATTTGATAGTAGGAGGAGGAAACAGTCAAAAAGATGAAATATCAGGGGTAAGTGTTGGGACTGAAAGTTTATCTATAAATACTGGAGAAAAATATAGTTTATTTACTAGAACGAGTGGTAACGCTTATGGTTCTGTGTATCGTTCTTCTAACACTTCTTATACTTCATCAGAATATTCAGGAGAACTTTTTATAAGCAAACACGACCCAGAGAATCGTATCATATCAGGCACTTTTTGGTACGATATAAAAGATGCTTTTGGAGATGTCCACGAAATACGAGAAGGTCGCTTTGATATTAAATACTGAGTTTTTTACACCGAACGCATCGCCTCCACAGGGTCTAAACGTGCTGCTAATATAGCAGGAATTATTCCTGCTATAATTCCGATAATAGTAGCTACGCTTACTCCTAATATCATATTTTTGAGGGAAAGCGAAATAATAAAGGTATCACTAGAAAAGAAAGATAGAAAAGATACCAAAATAAGTCCTCCAATTCCTCCAATGATACAGAGTAAAATTGCTTCTAGTAAGAATTGCCATAAAATAAAGCCCTGTTTTGCTCCCAGTGCCTTCTGAACGCCTATGAGCGACGTACGTTCCTTTACAGAAACAAACATAATATTAGCAATGCCAAAGCCTCCTACCAAGATAGAGAAAAAGCCTATTGCCCAGCCTGCTAATGTCAGAACTCCAATAACACCGTCTAAAAATGTAGCAAACTGTTCTGGACGGTTGAGAGCAAAGTTTTCTTCTTGTTTGGGGCGTAAACCTCTTTTTATTCTTAAAAGTCCAGTAATTTCTCCCTGTACGTTTTGTAAATCTTTATCTGATTCAAATCCTTTTATGGAAATGGTGGGTTGTATGCCTGTTTTGCCTTCTGGAATCATCTTGGCAAGTGTGTAGTAAGGCATAAGGGTAATATTGTCGTTGCTTGGAGCATCCAAAAGGTTGTCTCCTTGTTTTTTCAGTACGCCAATTACTCTAAATTTTCGTCCCTTCAATCTAATAACTTTATCAATTACGCTTTCTATATTTTCTTCTCCAAATAAATCTTTTGCTACTGTATTTCCTAAAATAACTACTTCTACGGCTCTATCTACTTCAATTTGTGTAAAATAACGTCCGTATTCGATGGGGATATCACTGACAATATTGTGTTGGAAGGTAATTCCTTGAACAGTAAGACCAGAAAGACTATTTTTTTTATGTTTTGCTGTAAAGCCAGAACGAACAGCAAAAACGGAAACAGCCTGCGCTTCTGTTAGATTTTTTTCTAGGAAACGAAACTCTTCCATACTAGGGTCTGGACGATTGATATATTTCCACCACGGATAGTTAGATTGGAAAATCCAAGGCATCTTTTGAATATAAATTACGTCTTCCCCTAAAAATGATAAGCTGCCTTTGATTCCTTTTTCTAATGCATCTACAAAAGTAAGCACGCCAATAATGGCAAAAATACCGATAGTAACACCCAAAAGAGAAAGGAGGGTACGTAAAAGATTACTTTTCAATGCCCCTGTTGCCATAGAAAGGCTTTCCAACCAAAGCGAAAAATTCATAGTTGTCTTATTTCTTGTATTATAATTACTATAAAGTAAGTAGCTTATGAAATGAAAATATTACAACTTGAAGTCTGAAAAGGTTTTGTTTTACCTAAGTTTATCAACCAGACTTTTGAAGTTTTCTTTTGAGCATAATTCTTCTGATGGTGTCTAAATCTCCTCTCGGAATGGCTTTTATAAGGTCTCTTGTATAGGTTCGTTTTGGCTTTTCATAAATGTCTTCTGAAAAACCTGTTTCTACAATTTGTCCATCTTTCATTACCAAAATACGGTCGGCAATAAACTTGACAACTGCCAAATCGTGAGAAATAAAGATATAAGTAAGGTTAAATTTCTCCTTTAAATCATTCAGAAGATTCAAAACTTGTGCTTGTACAGAAACATCAAGTGCAGAAACGGATTCATCACATATAATAAATTTAGGTTGCAAGGCAAGCGCACGAGCAATACAGATACGCTGACGCTGTCCTCCAGAAAATTCGTGTGGATAACGATTGAAGTGGTAGGCGTTTAGGTTTACAGTCTCTAAAAGTTCAATAACATAGGCTCTTCGTTCTTTGTCATTGTTCATGATTCCGTGTATTCGCATCGGTTCCATGATAATTTCTCCGATGGTCATTCTTGGATTGAGAGAGCCATAAGGGTCTTGAAAGATAATTTGAATATCCTTTCTGATAGCACGCATTTCTTTCTGATTGAGGTCTAAGATATTTTTGCCTTCAAAAATAATTTCTCCAGAAGTAGGTTCTACTAATCTTAAAAGACTTCTGCCCAATGTAGATTTTCCACAACCCGATTCGCCTACCAAGCCCAAAATTTCTCCTGGATAAACATCAAAAGATACATCATTGACAGCCTTTACGGTTTCTTTTTTATTGGAAAAGAATCCTTTTGTTTTGATAAATTCTTTTGTAAGGTTTTTTACTTGCACTAAAGGCATTTGTTGTACTAATTTTTCATGGCGTTTTCTTAGTTCGGCTTCGCTTTGAAAGTTGAGCATTAGAGCCTGTCCGACAGACTGAAACTTGGCTTCTGTAATTTCTGAAATATTTCCGTGTTCGTCGGTTGCCATAAAGTCAGATACTACTGGCAAAACACGTAATTTTAAATCTAAACGAGGACGACACGCCAAAAGTCCTTTTGTATAAGGGTGTTGAGGGTTGGAAAAAATATCCCATACAGCACCTTCTTCCACAATTTCGCCTTGATACATCACAATAATTCTGTCAGCAAATTCTGCCACTACTCCTAAGTCATGCGTAATAAAAACCACTGACATATCTTCTGTTTCTCTAAGCTCTCTCAAAATTTCCAAAATAGCAGCCTGTACAGTTACGTCAAGTGCCGTAGTGGGTTCATCTGCAATGAGCAGGAGTGGATTACAGGCAAGAGCCATAGCTATCATAACACGCTGTTTTTGTCCACCCGAAACTTCATGAGGATAAGCACTATAAATTCTTTCTGGGTTAGTGAGATGAACTTTTTCAAAAAGTTGCAATACTCGCTGTTTGGCAGCTTTCTTTGTAATGTTTTCGTGTTTTAGAATCGATTCTAAGACTTGATTTCCACACGTAAAGACAGGATTGAGGGAAGTCATAGGCTCTTGAAAAATCATAGATATTTCTCCACCTCTCAGATAACGCAGCTTTTCAAAAGGAATTTTTAATAAATCTACTTCTCCATATTCCCTAGAATTGAATAAAATTTCGCCTTCTGTATTACAATAAGGAGCGTGTGGCAAAAGACGCATCATAGAAAGGGACGTAACCGTTTTACCCGAGCCCGACTCTCCTACAATACCGACAGTTTCCCCTTTTTTTAGCTTTAAGTTTACGTTTTTTACAGCCTTATGATGTCCATTTTCTCCCTTGAAAAGAACAGATAGGTTATTTATTTCAATTAAATTAGGATTATCAGACATAGATAATTAATTAATATTCTCAATGGAAATATTTGTATAGAAATACTTATTTTCCAATCATCAACGAGTTTGAAAACAGTGTTAAAGACAAAAAAAGTCTAATTCGACGACAAGTTACTTAAAAATAGCTATTCTTTCTATCAAATGAAAATGAGAAATCCATTATGAAAGCAATTTTATTAGCGAATGGTTGGTGTAAATCCTAACAGTAAGAAGGATTTAACAGTACTTGAAGTTAAACTTATTTATATTTTCTTCAATCCATTCATATTCTTTCAAAGTTTCTAATTTTTCTATCAAGTTTTTAGGTATTTCGTTATATCCAATGAGTGTTCCTGCAATTTGTCTAGCCATAGAACAGTTGGTGTCTGTATCACCTCCAATGTCAATAAGCCAGTTGTACATTTTTTCTATGCCAATTTTCTTTACTTTATTAGCTGCTGCAATTGCCAAAGGCACAGAGTTTACAACATATCCATCATTACCAAACTTTCCAATTTCTGAAAGATTGTCTATATTTTTGATTTCAATGAGCCTGTCTCTAACTCTTGTGTCTGGAAGTTGAGGAATTATTAAATCTATTAGGTTTGTTTCTCCTTGCCAGTTTTTTCTTAGTATTTCTCTGATAGCAATG
It includes:
- a CDS encoding ABC transporter permease; translated protein: MNFSLWLESLSMATGALKSNLLRTLLSLLGVTIGIFAIIGVLTFVDALEKGIKGSLSFLGEDVIYIQKMPWIFQSNYPWWKYINRPDPSMEEFRFLEKNLTEAQAVSVFAVRSGFTAKHKKNSLSGLTVQGITFQHNIVSDIPIEYGRYFTQIEVDRAVEVVILGNTVAKDLFGEENIESVIDKVIRLKGRKFRVIGVLKKQGDNLLDAPSNDNITLMPYYTLAKMIPEGKTGIQPTISIKGFESDKDLQNVQGEITGLLRIKRGLRPKQEENFALNRPEQFATFLDGVIGVLTLAGWAIGFFSILVGGFGIANIMFVSVKERTSLIGVQKALGAKQGFILWQFLLEAILLCIIGGIGGLILVSFLSFFSSDTFIISLSLKNMILGVSVATIIGIIAGIIPAILAARLDPVEAMRSV
- a CDS encoding ABC transporter ATP-binding protein — translated: MSDNPNLIEINNLSVLFKGENGHHKAVKNVNLKLKKGETVGIVGESGSGKTVTSLSMMRLLPHAPYCNTEGEILFNSREYGEVDLLKIPFEKLRYLRGGEISMIFQEPMTSLNPVFTCGNQVLESILKHENITKKAAKQRVLQLFEKVHLTNPERIYSAYPHEVSGGQKQRVMIAMALACNPLLLIADEPTTALDVTVQAAILEILRELRETEDMSVVFITHDLGVVAEFADRIIVMYQGEIVEEGAVWDIFSNPQHPYTKGLLACRPRLDLKLRVLPVVSDFMATDEHGNISEITEAKFQSVGQALMLNFQSEAELRKRHEKLVQQMPLVQVKNLTKEFIKTKGFFSNKKETVKAVNDVSFDVYPGEILGLVGESGCGKSTLGRSLLRLVEPTSGEIIFEGKNILDLNQKEMRAIRKDIQIIFQDPYGSLNPRMTIGEIIMEPMRIHGIMNNDKERRAYVIELLETVNLNAYHFNRYPHEFSGGQRQRICIARALALQPKFIICDESVSALDVSVQAQVLNLLNDLKEKFNLTYIFISHDLAVVKFIADRILVMKDGQIVETGFSEDIYEKPKRTYTRDLIKAIPRGDLDTIRRIMLKRKLQKSG